Proteins co-encoded in one Rattus rattus isolate New Zealand chromosome 5, Rrattus_CSIRO_v1, whole genome shotgun sequence genomic window:
- the LOC116902056 gene encoding LOW QUALITY PROTEIN: glucose-6-phosphate 1-dehydrogenase-like (The sequence of the model RefSeq protein was modified relative to this genomic sequence to represent the inferred CDS: inserted 2 bases in 1 codon) yields the protein MAEQVALSRTQVCGILREELYQGDAFHKADTHXFIIMGASGDLAKKKIYPTIWWLFRDGLLPKDTFIVGYACSRLTVDDIRKQSEPFFKVTPEERPKLEEFFARNTYVAGQYDDPASYKHLNSHMNALHQGMQANRLFYLALPPTVYEAVTKNIQEICMSQTGWNRIIVEKPFGRDLQSSNQLSNHISSLFREDQIYRIDHYLGKEMVQNLMVLRFANRIFGPIWNRDNIACVILTFKEPFGTEGRRGYFDEFRIIGDVMQNHLLQMLCLVAMEKPASTDSDDVHDEKVKVLKCISEVETDNVVLGQYVGNPSGEGEATNGYLDDPTVPHGSTTATFAAAVLYVENERWDGVPFILRCGKALNECKAEVKLQFCDVAGDIFHQQCKCNKLVICVQPNEAVYTKMMTKKPGMFFNPEESELDLTYGNRYKNVKLPDAYERLILDVFCGSQMHFVRSDELREAWRIFTPLLHKIDREKPQPIPYVYGSRGPTEADELMKRVGFQYEGTYKWVNPHKL from the exons ATGGCAGAGCAGGTGGCTTTGAGCCGGACCCAGGTGTGTGGGATCCTGAGGGAAGAGTTGTACCAGGGTGATGCCTTCCACAAAGCTGATACACA ATTTATCATCATGGGTGCATCGGGTGACCTGGCCAAGAAGAAGATTTATCCTACCATCTGGTGGCTGTTCCGGGATGGCCTTCTACCCAAAGACACCTTCATTGTAGGCTATGCCTGCTCACGACTCACAGTGGATGACATCCGCAAGCAGAGTGAGCCCTTCTTTAAAGTCACTCCAGAAGAAAGACCCAAGCTGGAGGAGTTCTTTGCCCGTAACACCTATGTAGCTGGCCAGTATGATGATCCAGCCTCCTACAAGCACCTCAACAGCCACATGAATGCCCTGCACCAGGGGATGCAGGCCAACCGTCTGTTCTACCTGGCCTTGCCCCCCACTGTCTATGAAGCAGTCACCAAGAACATTCAAGAGATCTGCATGAGTCAGACAGGCTGGAACCGCATCATAGTGGAGAAGCCCTTCGGGAGAGACCTGCAGAGCTCCAATCAACTGTCGAACCACATCTCCTCTCTGTTTCGTGAGGACCAGATCTACCGCATTGACCACTACCTGGGCAAAGAGATGGTCCAGAACCTCATGGTGCTGAGATTTGCCAACAGGATCTTTGGACCCATCTGGAATCGAGACAACATTGCTTGTGTGATCCTTACATTTAAAGAGCCCTTTGGTACTGAGGGTCGTCGGGGCTATTTTGATGAATTTAGGATCATAGGGGATGTTATGCAGAACCACCTCCTGCAGATGTTGTGTCTAGTGGCCATGGAAAAGCCTGCCTCTACAGATTCAGATGATGTCCATGATGAGAAGGTCAAAGTGTTAAAATGTATCTCAGAGGTGGAAACTGACAACGTGGTCCTTGGCCAGTATGTGgggaaccccagtggagaaggagaagctaCCAATGGGTACTTAGATGACCCCACAGTACCCCATGGGTCTACCACTGCTACCTTTGCAGCAGCTGTCCTCTATGTGGAGAATGAACGGTGGGATGGAGTACCCTTCATCCTGCGCTGTGGCAAAGCTCTGAATGAGTGCAAAGCTGAAGTGAAACTTCAGTTCTGCGATGTGGCAGGTGACATCTTCCACCAGCAGTGCAAGTGTAACAAGCTGGTCATCTGTGTGCAGCCCAATGAGGCGGTATACACCAAGATGATGACCAAGAAGCCTGGCATGTTCTTCAACCCTGAGGAGTCTGAGCTGGACCTAACCTATGGCAACAGATACAAGAATGTGAAGCTCCCTGATGCCTATGAACGCCTCATCCTAGATGTCTTCTGTGGGAGCCAAATGCACTTTGTCCGTAGTGATGAACTCAGGGAAGCCTGGCGTATCTTCACACCATTGCTGCACAAGATTGATCGAGAGAAGCCCCAGCCTATCCCGTATGTCTATGGCAGCCGCGGTCCCACAGAGGCAGATGAGCTGATGAAGAGAGTGGGCTTCCAGTATGAGGGTACCTACAAGTGGGTGAACCCTCACAAGCTCTGA